The Henningerozyma blattae CBS 6284 chromosome 7, complete genome region attcatttataaCTGTATAATAGCTACATTaggaaatattttaatcaTATACGTAAAAGGGTTTATACATAATTATATATCGATTCATATCTGTAAATAGTTAAAGATCGTAAAAATCCTTTTTGCACTTTTTATGAGGGTAGTTTAAATCGGTGTTTCCCATATTTTCCCGTTCGAAACTCAGAATCGTCATAATAGGTATAAAGTAGACTTAAAATCTAgtctttgaaaaaagtaatataGATAACCTTATGTGACCAGATATAAAGAGCATATGCTTAAAGTTAAGAACAACAATATCTCTGgatcatttattaaatgtaTTCCTAAACATAGtataaatacaaaaaaatatgtatCAACCACTACTAAAGATAATTCCAAAGATAAAACTGTAAAATATGCAACTGCAAAAAGTACACCCTTAATTTCAAAGTCAAATAAAGGAATATCAACTTTAAAACAATCTAAAGACAATGAGCTACTTATACATGATTTAAAccaattatttaatggTACTAATCCCtacataaaaaaattaacccGCAATTCTCCCACTTTAAATATCAATCGATTAATTATTCCATTTCTTCAGCATTCAGTTAAAAATcatgatattgataataagaaaattttattacaaaataaaatatttcaacaaTTCACTAATCTATTAGCGAATAAAGACtgtaaatataaatttgatgCATCTACTTTCATTCAACTatcttttcaatattctGATTTGTTATCTACacaaaaatttaaacttattttattaagaaCTTTAACATATTCATCTCAACGCGAGTACCctgaattttattattattcagGGCTAGCTTTACTATTAGTAGCCAAAAAAGATGTTACTTCTATAGAATgccttttaaaaaaaatacctATATCTGATGGAAGAAAAAGTATCCTAAAGTATTGTGTATActcatcattattaaagttaaatCAGTTTGAAAGTacatttattgaattaactaaatattttgataatttagcTATTCCTAACCCATCTTTAAAGAtccaaaattttaataacgATATAGAATTGacaattttcaaattgttagctgaaaattattttcttcaactGGCAACTTTCAATCCACATGCAGCTACTCATCAATGGGTGGCGTTTATTAGGAAATACTCTGATTATTTTTCCCTCTCGtatcaattttatcttcaatttattgaaaatctTCTTTTATCCAAGAATGCTAAAGTTAATTGGGAAATGGTTAAACGGATCTATGGTTATGCGTATCCTTTAAGTTTACGAAAGTCTGTTTCAATTCCAATGCCAATAATAAACTTTACTTGCTTATTATTTCCAGGgacaaaagaaaattttgcAAGCCAATCTATATCTTCGAACTTATCTTTATTACTACAATTTTGTATAAAAAAGAAGGACAcccaattattttttaaaattttaaacgAATCAATAATTAGAAACATAGTACTGAACTTAAACTCCAACATTTATCTCACCATGCTGAAATATCTTCATACTTCTGCACAGCCTAACTGTAATACTTCAATACCTATGAAAcatcttttatatattttagattCTCATGgttctttaatattaaaacaagGGAATAATTTTGCTTCATTACAATACATTAATTTTGTTAATATGACATTTGAAGATATGAAAGTACTTTGGATTTCCTTTTTTACTCGGTCAAAATTCTTTGAGAATATTTGTTTgtcaattaatattttacaatatcAGGatgttttaaatcaaatattttccaaaatttaCCTAATACtaaaaacagaaaatttgtttaatctaaaatatattttagtCATGTCATGTAGAGCATACACAAATGTTTTGCGCGCTACTACTTCCTCTAATACAACGAACGATACCTCTTTTGAGATAGATTCCACATATAGATTACTTGCTACCTtatctaatattatcagagaaatatatgaaatatattctaatGCTACATCGTTAGATAACTCTCAATTTGATTCTAAGAcaattactattattaaaaaaacaaacctaccaaaaataaataatttaccatccttatctaataataaatcccaattttattctttatcatatttgataaaatcCAATCCTATTTTTGGtcttaatatttatcaCATTTTAAGAAATGAGGGCTATTTGTTTGATACCACAACATACTTAGCATTACTTTATCATTGCAGATTTATTGATTCCAATATCGTCTCTGTTATCCAAAATGAACTGGAACAAAATCAATGTATTAGTGAATGTTTATCTAAAGCTTTTAATAAGGCCATAATTACAGCTCCcttgataaaaattaatgaatatatacAGTACTTGCCTATTACCAATAGCAAATTTCTCCTGAGTTTACCAGATcaatctattattaaactatttGATCAGACTTCCGATGCGCTAGATGTCATATGGAAGATTGGCTTCCCAACTAAGTTTCAATCTGAAGACATAAAATCTCGacataaattattaatatcatatatttataaaaggCTATATTCAGAACAACTCTATCaggaaattattaattttcaaagCTGTTGCGGATTAAATGacaaagatattattatactatTAAAGTCATATcttaaattgtttaaatttaatgattatGAAAAATGCTTGCATCAATTTAATAACAGAATTTCCCAAATAGAACGTAACGATTTATCTATAGAATATTCATATCGTAAAAAATTTGAGCAATTCAATATTCAGCAAGAAGAATCTcttatatcaaaaaataatagagaACATATGATGGCCAAAATCagttatttgaataattttccATTATGGACAATACCTAGAGTgaataagaatattataaagCCTCATAGTATACATATTTTAGGATATGAActattaaatcaattatttaatctGTCGACATTACTAAAAAGTTATAGCTATTATACggataatattaatgaattgaaaattctaaaatctGATACcttacaaaaatatttgttagTAAGGTTTATGCTATATGAAATATATGATGCCACTATGATCTTAAAAATGAACAGTTCTTTAAAGCTATTATCCCttattaaaatgaaaaactATTTGcgttttagaaaatttctaaattgtccaaatctaaatttccatgaaatgaaaatatacatTTCCATACTAGAACGAATTGATAAGGGTAAATTAGTTGAACTGCTTGATAATATAGTTGAATCACAGACTTTTAATAAGGATAAAAAACCTATTTTTTTGGAGGAGAAATGCAAATTCAAACTCGAAAATAATGAGATGAAAGAATTGGTCAAACATTtaagagaaaaaatatttaagtgTCATAACATAAGTAGCTATTAGACAATGCGTCTGgaattaaatattccaaattaattgataacATTTTAAGATAATTCGAAATATTGTCATTTAAAGTCTCTCAcatacacacacacacacacacacacacacacacacatatatatatatatattgtaaAGTAACTTTTTGCAtacaaattataattaatttttataactCATTTGTAACActtaattttcaaaaatatagaaaacttgattatatataataaaattgtaatGGTAtcaagtaaaaaaaaataaagcatTTAAATAAGATATCGtacattttataaaattattagcaAATTAGtccttatttttttctttttaattgtaaTGATTAGTCTGCTACTGAATATTGCCATGGGTATTATCCATATACTCTGTTAGTACACTCGTTAATGGTGGAATATCAGCTAAATGTTGGAATATTATTGGTTTAACATCTTGCGAAAATTTAGAACCAATACCTGATTCATCATTAGATAATAAACAAAGGAAAGTAGCAGCTGCCTTTGATAATtctgataaattattagcaAATCGTATTTTTGGTAGAGGGGCCTGCTTGGCTGGTGAAATAAAATCCTCACTATTGTCGTCTGAGCTGGTACTAGTATGATGCAAATATTTAGTTGTTATAGATGTATTAATAGATGGTGTGGTTGAAATGTATTGAGATTCTTTTATTGTTAGAGGCACTAATCTTGGTTGAATATTCTTGATTacaaatctttttttaccaTTCGAGGAATCTGTAATCACCATTGGAGCTGCTGCTTCAAATGCAGTCGAAACATTTTTAATGAACTCTACAGCTGGCAGTAATTTTCTACCTGATTGGCGAACCAATGTGCTAAATTTTGATTCATAATTTCTCCAAAGTACGATTTGTGTCACTTCAGAATCCGTTACAGGTTCAAAACAACACTTTAACCATGCTGTTGATCTTTTTGGTTCATCTAGTTTTAATAATGCTTTAAAAGTTTCTATTGGTAAATCAGGCGCATTTTTTGGTACCGGAGGTTTCAAccttttaattaaattaattttataattatttaataaactaTAATTTGGTAATTGGTTATTAAATGTTAAAAGTTTTGGTAAAACTGAgtacaatattttaaaccgttcattattatttaaaagaaatgaaaTTCTTTCTGATCCTGgcaaaataaattgataCAATAAGTCTAATGCTGCAGTAATTAATTCTCCATCGGATTCTATCAATAGAAAAGATACAATCAAATTTAAGgattcatcatttaaattatcagcCGCACTCTTTTCATctgattttgatttcaCTAGTAATCTTGATAATGATcttaataaagatattataatataacgatcttttgaaaaatttaaaattgagactaaacaaatataaaatggATCATCTTTCTTTGCAGGAGCAATATAAGAAGATATAGCCTCCATTAAGTCTAaagaataatgaattaattcGTTGAAATAGCTTAGATTAATTTGAAGGATTTCATCTAATATATGTGGATTTGACTtagattttgaatttatatttgatattttatcaCTGCTGCTTGTTTTATCCTTTTGAGATAATGGATTGATCGTATTTTCATAAAtgatcaaaataaataatataaaatcttttaattcattatcttgTACTAACAATTGAACGGAATCACTATCTTGAACCAAATTccttaaaattaataaagatgTTAATCCCATTTGAATCTTATCAGAATTTTCTTcagtattaataattgatgtattaaattttttaattaaaggttttaaatctaatatgaatttcttaaaaaCGACCAATAAATCTGGGTTTTCTTTcagattaataatataaggAGCTTTATTACTATAtgctaaatatttttttaaggaCCATTTAATTTCGTCAGGCAATTCAGACATTAATGACATTTTTAGTCTTGTTAAATCATCAATCCCACGAGCGGTTTCCTTTGGTAAATTCTGGAACacattcaaattatttaaagagtAATGCAACGTCTTGGTTATACCTAATGGATATGTCCCGTTCGATTGGAATCTATTGACCTTAATTGGAATAgctaataaattttcaaaggaattttcattatttacgttggaatttatattatcaattgagTCTTGAGGTGTTTCTTCCttaacattattattgctagGTGTTTGAGCACCAGAAACACTCATCTTAATTAGTTAGTTTATCTGGTAGAAgattaatttgaaatttttttttcttaaacaATGCTTAAAGAAGCGAATACTGATGAGATGTATTCCTTATTTCTATAAACGACTTGAAAATCTAGGCCTGTCTacttattgatattattcctattctatattttttattttttttcattttaaaatttggtGGCTTCGATACCCAGCCGGCGCATTtttacaaaacaaaaattgaactgaattacaaaaaaataatgactTACCCGGCTTCAAATTTAGCCGCTATTATATTGTTAtagaaaacaaataataactttttACTATATTAAATCTgaattcttatttttttatatttggtattcctatttttatatatttaacgTTAGAAATGCGAAGGaagatttattgaaaaaaatgacaAAGCtagttaaatattttattaatattttttttttaaaaatccaATCAATTATAAGAAGCTACTCTATTTTTCGTTAATACTGATTCAACCTTAccttttgaaatattgatTATACGAGACTACTAACTACTATTAAAAGTATTGTTCTTTGACTTATTCTGACAAAATGTCTGCAACTTTATGCCTAGTTGTCTCAAATCTGAAAAGTAAGTAAACTGCTACGTAGAAATCTTCAATATAGTTGTGATTTATTCtatataacaaaaaaataataaaatgaaataaaaaaagaagtttCTAAGTCAAGTTATATGTCTTATTTTTCTGTTTATTGTACTGAATATCCGAGGTTTTGCATAATAGCTACCACTTTTGGctatcttttaaaataccTTCTGGAATACCAAATAACCAGAAAAaagtattgaaaataaaagttgGTTACAGAAGGATATCATAAAAAGTTAATTTTAGTAATTAAGCTCTATAAATATCAGTAAAATCTAAAATAACTTCTATGACTTTTAGATGATACTAACATGAcaatttttgaagaatcTGAAATATTGATACATAGTAAAATAGTTAATTAAAAAGAGGAACATTTCAACAGGCactaaattaaatattaaagttatTTTGCAATGTTGAATATTTCTGTATCTTTTAAAGgtaattttctatttctttcagaaatattcttatagttccttatatttttgtttttcagTAATTTCATCACTTTAGCCGAAAACAGTATCCTTACCCGAATTCATTTTTCACAAGAATTTATCCTTGTTCGATTATCAATATGTTTAAACCTATAGAAAtcaaatagtaaaaaaGGGTTATAAAATACAGTGTCCCTATTAAAGATACAGAACTTACATAACAGtaaattaatcaaatcatatttatattgGGTTAAAAAGTTTTGGAAGAAGTAAACTTATCCTATACAagcaaaaataatataataatcaagAGTAGGCGAAATGGCTCGTTATGCATGGTACACAAGAGTTACTGATGCTTTACATCGTTTAACTATCCTAACATTATTAGGTGGTGGTTTATATCTAGGTAGTGGTGTAGTATACACTATTTATATGAATactaaatctttaaatgaCAAACAATCAAAGCTAATAAGTAATGCGCCTGGTGCTGGAGATGATCAAGATAAAAAACAAGaacaataaatattctaaacTGGTAGGCTTTCTGATCACCTATTCTATCTACATATTTTTACTAATGGCCACATGTACATACTacaataagaaaaaaaaaggggAATTTACAAGATCTTCTTcgtttcttattttttactaatTAATGgtgatatttttcttttcttttttttatttgtgaATATTAGCATTAtcttataaaatatatattctcATGATagttttttatattttaatataattgataattagTTAAgcaaatttttgaaatactATGGTAACTTAATCTACCAAAATGCACTTTGGATAGTTGCTTCAGGGTGTAAGGGtgtattgaatttgaaaaatttatagcAATGATTGTTAACTACGGCTTAAAggatttatttaatattgaagaatattaCATTTAAATGTTAACTTAGAAAGaagtttaaatatattattaccttttttcatattttttagaaattctACGATAAGAAGCACGCTGTTCAAATGTTACCTCCTCCACCACCACCTCCACCATCAGAGACTCCTATAGAATCGttaacaacaacaaatattAGTTCAAACGTCAAATCTCATACCAAATCAAATGGTAATACCATAGCCAATGCTATAACACCTTTAAATAAAGGTTTAAAAGAGGACAATAATGATcattgcttttttttttatgaaaTAGGTGCTTGCCGTTACAATTCTAAATGTATCAAAAAGCATATTAGACCAACCAGATCCAATTGcatagtattattaaatttaatagacTTAAAACTGAACACGGAAGTTACAAACTATGCATTCGATTCAATTTATCAAGATATTTTTCTGGAAGCTATGAAGTTTGGTAAAATTTTATCACTAGAGATTTCtgtaaatgaaaatgattgTTTAAACGGTAATGTgtatatcaaatatttgaatgattCCATTGCTAGGGATGCAATGAATAACTTCAATACAAGGTGGTATGATGAAAGGCCCATATATTGTGATCTTGTAAACTACAACGAAGGTACATGCCGCAGATATGATAACGGGAATTGTGCTAGAGGCCCTGAATGTACCTTATTACATAGAAGATGGCCTTCAAGCAGATTAAAATGGGACTTAGAGTCTAGTCAGAAAGATTAGGAAATTTTTCAGTAAACTCTATCGATAAAGTCTACCGGTAATCTCGACCTCAGCATTTTAGTTTTCTTGTCAGtacaaaattatcaataaataCAAGAAATAAACAGGCTTAAAGGAATACCTTTTGAGGGTTTACGTCAGGAAcgaaaaatttaagaattCTATGTGTGATAGTAATATCGTATATTCCACTATTATTTCAGTAGCTGTAATTTATTAGTTTCAGTCtaacaataaaaatccCTAACTCAActaaagataatttttttcctgGTTTATCTATCCTTTGTCATACCTCATCTTACTCTACATTCTCCCAACGCACATTACCAAGCTTTACGGCGCTactttctaattcttttactTCCTTTTGTCCCCCCACTACAATAGTATCACTATCACAATACAAATCCCTCGTAAAGGTTTATGGTTTTTAGTCCTCAGTTAAGTTCCTACGTTCTGCAGATCTGCGTAGAGATCGCATCTGTCCGTAACAGACGCGTAACTTTCCAAAAGAGGCAATGCATCTAAGAGCGGATTTTATTGGAGTGTACTGCTCTTACAAGCACAGAAAGGACTGTACGGAAAACATTTTTTCATGGTTAATATCCCTGTCCAagtatttattaattcttggTTAATATCGTTATTTCTACAACCTCTTCTACAGTAATAGGCAATACAGATTTGCTAAGGCATCTCTATATAAGCCATGTATAGCGaccttttattattatatataaattaaaagatgataaaaatacaagatACTTTTAGGAATATTTTCTTGCATTCTAGAAAGAGAAATATAGCATATAGAAACCTATACTcataaataaagtaaatatGGTTAACTATAACGAATGGATGTCTCAATTAAACGGGGACGTTAATGTTGGCCACTTATCCATTCCAGGTACACATAACAGTGCTGCTAGTCATACTGCCATGCCTTCGGTCAAATGTCAAGATAAAAGTATTACCGAGCAATTGAATAACGGTGTTAGATTCTTTGATATTAGATTGGGgaaattctttttcaagGATAAAGATACTGATGGTGACGGCCACGACGATTATAATTCCAATGACCTACAAGTAATCCATGGCAAATTCCCAGTTAAGATGCCCTTCCCAttagaattttcaaaagtatTGGAGGAATTTTATTCCTTTTTAGATGAAAACCCAAAGGAATCTTGCATTGTTTCATTGAAACAAGAAGGTTCAAATTCTTGggataatgataatgatgaatttggTAATTTCATTTGGAATAACTATATCTCCAAAAATGAAGACAAATGGTacttaaataatcaattacCAAATTTGAATGACTGTAGAGGTAAGATCATCTTGTTCCGTAGATTCGGTATTAAGGACGAAAACAAAGCCAACAATTATGGGATCGAGGCTTCATACTGGTCTTATAATACCACTGATGAAGACCGTGGCTCATTCAGAGTTCAAGATTTCTgtgaaattaatgatagAGCTGCTATCGATCAAAAAGCCGATCATGTTAAACAATTCATGACTACCGCCACTGAGTATAATGGAACACAAAGTTCTAATCCTAAgttatttctaaatttctGCTCAGGTGCTAACTTTTTTGATCACCAATGTTGGCCAGAAGAAATTGCCAATAGAATAGAAACATGTGGCATTCAAGACAATGTGAAACGTGGTTGTGGTATTGTTATTGTCGACTATGCTGGCAAGAATGATTGGAGTATTGTGAAGAGAATGGTTGATTCTAACTTTTAAGCCAATAAGTATTAATGGCACTCAAAAACATTCCCAATTCTTTCtatgtatatttatttgtgtaaaaataataataacattaaaATCTTTGTAACTTCTAACATTaccaatttttattaagcTATCATACAACTACACTAAggcaaataaaaaagataaaagaaAGCTAACAgacatatttaattaaagcCAAGAATATCAAGATAACCATATATGCATTGATTTATCGACAAGTGTGTaagatttaatattaactCTTATGACTAGCACCATATTGTTTACATTTAAGGTCAGCGTATTTTGACATACATTTTAATGTCTTAGACAAAATATGGTCACTATCATCACTTGGAATAAAATCTTCAGCAATATCCTTATCGCTGTACATCTTCACGATGTAATCTAATATACCTCTGATAGTCATTACTTTAGATATAGCATCTGCCTCGCTATaagtaaatattatataatcctcaaatttctttgtttttGGATCTTGTCCAATTACATCCCAAAATGCAATTGAATTAGGTGACATTACATTTACATCTTCACATGTATAACCTTCATGTTTCCATCCCAGTACATCTGTATCAAAATCCATAGATGGCACAACCAATTCTTGATGATATATACCATTATGTTCaattaatagatttaaCATCGGCCTATAGAACCTCCTGCCACATCCACAGTTGTCAAGATGCAATTTTGCAAAACTTAGCCACATTTGCTTACCTGATATTCGAGCAATAACACTAGGTAGTGGAACAAGTTGAGTGCCACCACGAATGccattataattatttgcCTCACTTAAACCTAAGGTACGTTTTTCAAATACTCTTTCACATAAACCGTCATTCAATGaacattttaatatttcaagtGGACTATATCCATATACAAAATGAATAGTCCCCCGAGATAAATCTGATATAACATCCtctttggaaaaaaatggagaccaatttttttcaacacGATTACTACCTGGAAGTACAAATTGAACTAATCGGTCAGTGGTTCTATGTGGTAAAAATGCATACATTTGCCTACCCCAAGAGTCTTGCATATTAAATACAACGACTGGTTCTTGTGTTTGACCAGTTTTCcttaatataattcttgGATCCTCTGCACCAGTAAATTGTCCTCCAGAATTGAAGGGAAATCTATATATAGTAGGATAAGTAACGAAATAATTCTCTAACAGAGAATCTCGTCTCCTAGTTTCATCTAAGAAATCATTAGCCTGTCTGGCTAAACAGCTCTCATAAGAACTTGGAGTATCAACTAAATATTCACAGGTGGCGGACACTCCAAATTCTTTGTctattttttgtatttcttCCTCAATATTATCCGGTAGGCTTATATCTAATTTTGGAATACGTTTTCCAATTAATTCATTCCAATCTTTGTCAAATGCTTGAGCCCTAATTATTGAAACATCAGGCCTTAACCTATCACCGTTACCAGCATACATTATACGAGTTACAGTGATATAGCAATGGTGCTCTTCTAACCAAATGCTTGATCCACCAAATCTTGTCCagcttttttttattatttcttcattagTCATATccttttcttcttcctctCCTACTTTTTTAGCCCATTCATCATCTTTCAATAGGGTTTCCTTTCTAActgaaattaaatcatcttcCAAAATCTTCCTTTCCTttgaatattgaatttCTGACGAATGTTCTAAATCTTCACAGTCAACATTTGAGCtataatcattattttgtgataattcatattcattGACAGGTATTAATTTCCCATTTTCATCTATCAAATCCTTTGAcgtctttttcttttttttcgaGGTGATAGagttcaaatttaaatttgttacAAAACccttaattttaaatcttttatatttctgGTTTTGAATTTCTGGGGTAATTGGCATTTTGTCAGTCGATctataattcaaataatttattaaatctaaatttaCCAAATCCTTTTTAAATTGTACTTCGTTAGTCTCTTTCCAGAGTGGCAAGTATGTGTAATAATATgtctttgaaaaattgatagATTTATAGTTAACAGAATAcatgaatattaataaactgaaaattaaagttaTAAGAGTAATTAATTTGAAgtttctattttttctaaattttttcacaCATACTATTAAATGAAGTCTCGTTCTTCGTAATACAGTGATAATATTGTGcaaaatcttcattattttatGTGTTGACTGATGATTATCGATATTTTGATAGGTTTCGAACTCTGAATATTGTGGCGGAGATGACGAGTCTATGTGTGAAACATTTGCATCTGCTGAAACATTTTGATCGATTAGTGGGATacttaaagaaataattttatctgACATATTATCAGTGGATTAAAGGAGTGTAATGCTAAAGTAACCTAATatgataaagatatataataattgacATAAATTACGATAATATGAATGTGAGAATTAACCGATgcattttaaaataattcagaAGCACATGACAGAAACAATCAAACAGATCTATTGAATGTATGCCTAGCTTTATTTTGTTATATATGCCTTCAAGTTaaacaattataaataCAGTATTTTATCCATTCTTgtccaaaaataaaagtctCTCAGAATAGTTAAATCACACTACAAGATGGATAACatatgaagaatttgacAATTAAAGTACCCTAGTTGAGACTGAAATATTCTTGTCTAtctcaaaataataatgacacGTCCAAAAATCTTTGAATAAGTGGCATTTAGCCCCAAAGAAGATGCCAATATTTTCACCTATATTAATTAGGAAACTCAATACAGTCATGCTACCACTTATTTACAGATAAATCTAAAAACATACTTTTTTACGGAATAAATTGTTGAACGTCATTATTATGAAGAATAGTATTACCTGTCTTGTAAAATTCATGGCACCTTCCTATCAAGGAAAATATCCAATTAATAGCCGAGAAAGCCTTTATTTGAGGAACCTGTGAAAATTGCCAATTGGGTATCGTTAAATAAGCAACATGAATATTACCAGAGAATCTTCGAACGATACGCGAGAgtcatttaaaaattaattattttcctttAGCAAGAGATGAAGAGACTAAAACTCAGTAGTTCTGATTTTTCTAAAGTTCTGAAAATTAGCAATAACTTTATGTCCTTACTTAATCTCAAGATTAAAATATCGGCCtatgttttaaataattgatatGCACCTGTGCTGCCAATTACCCCATCCTTTGGCTAAATtgtaaagaattaataaacagactaatatatatatcgaCGAAAATAATAGCTAGTTTCCTACA contains the following coding sequences:
- the COX14 gene encoding Cox14p (similar to Saccharomyces cerevisiae COX14 (YML129C); ancestral locus Anc_8.868), which translates into the protein MARYAWYTRVTDALHRLTILTLLGGGLYLGSGVVYTIYMNTKSLNDKQSKLISNAPGAGDDQDKKQEQ
- the TBLA0G03610 gene encoding uncharacterized protein (similar to Saccharomyces cerevisiae RPM2 (YML091C); ancestral locus Anc_8.865), translating into MLKVKNNNISGSFIKCIPKHSINTKKYVSTTTKDNSKDKTVKYATAKSTPLISKSNKGISTLKQSKDNELLIHDLNQLFNGTNPYIKKLTRNSPTLNINRLIIPFLQHSVKNHDIDNKKILLQNKIFQQFTNLLANKDCKYKFDASTFIQLSFQYSDLLSTQKFKLILLRTLTYSSQREYPEFYYYSGLALLLVAKKDVTSIECLLKKIPISDGRKSILKYCVYSSLLKLNQFESTFIELTKYFDNLAIPNPSLKIQNFNNDIELTIFKLLAENYFLQLATFNPHAATHQWVAFIRKYSDYFSLSYQFYLQFIENLLLSKNAKVNWEMVKRIYGYAYPLSLRKSVSIPMPIINFTCLLFPGTKENFASQSISSNLSLLLQFCIKKKDTQLFFKILNESIIRNIVLNLNSNIYLTMLKYLHTSAQPNCNTSIPMKHLLYILDSHGSLILKQGNNFASLQYINFVNMTFEDMKVLWISFFTRSKFFENICLSINILQYQDVLNQIFSKIYLILKTENLFNLKYILVMSCRAYTNVLRATTSSNTTNDTSFEIDSTYRLLATLSNIIREIYEIYSNATSLDNSQFDSKTITIIKKTNLPKINNLPSLSNNKSQFYSLSYLIKSNPIFGLNIYHILRNEGYLFDTTTYLALLYHCRFIDSNIVSVIQNELEQNQCISECLSKAFNKAIITAPLIKINEYIQYLPITNSKFLLSLPDQSIIKLFDQTSDALDVIWKIGFPTKFQSEDIKSRHKLLISYIYKRLYSEQLYQEIINFQSCCGLNDKDIIILLKSYLKLFKFNDYEKCLHQFNNRISQIERNDLSIEYSYRKKFEQFNIQQEESLISKNNREHMMAKISYLNNFPLWTIPRVNKNIIKPHSIHILGYELLNQLFNLSTLLKSYSYYTDNINELKILKSDTLQKYLLVRFMLYEIYDATMILKMNSSLKLLSLIKMKNYLRFRKFLNCPNLNFHEMKIYISILERIDKGKLVELLDNIVESQTFNKDKKPIFLEEKCKFKLENNEMKELVKHLREKIFKCHNISSY
- the TBLA0G03640 gene encoding uncharacterized protein (ancestral locus Anc_8.870), giving the protein MLPPPPPPPPSETPIESLTTTNISSNVKSHTKSNGNTIANAITPLNKGLKEDNNDHCFFFYEIGACRYNSKCIKKHIRPTRSNCIVLLNLIDLKLNTEVTNYAFDSIYQDIFLEAMKFGKILSLEISVNENDCLNGNVYIKYLNDSIARDAMNNFNTRWYDERPIYCDLVNYNEGTCRRYDNGNCARGPECTLLHRRWPSSRLKWDLESSQKD
- the RSC9 gene encoding Rsc9p (similar to Saccharomyces cerevisiae RSC9 (YML127W); ancestral locus Anc_8.866), yielding MSVSGAQTPSNNNVKEETPQDSIDNINSNVNNENSFENLLAIPIKVNRFQSNGTYPLGITKTLHYSLNNLNVFQNLPKETARGIDDLTRLKMSLMSELPDEIKWSLKKYLAYSNKAPYIINLKENPDLLVVFKKFILDLKPLIKKFNTSIINTEENSDKIQMGLTSLLILRNLVQDSDSVQLLVQDNELKDFILFILIIYENTINPLSQKDKTSSSDKISNINSKSKSNPHILDEILQINLSYFNELIHYSLDLMEAISSYIAPAKKDDPFYICLVSILNFSKDRYIIISLLRSLSRLLVKSKSDEKSAADNLNDESLNLIVSFLLIESDGELITAALDLLYQFILPGSERISFLLNNNERFKILYSVLPKLLTFNNQLPNYSLLNNYKINLIKRLKPPVPKNAPDLPIETFKALLKLDEPKRSTAWLKCCFEPVTDSEVTQIVLWRNYESKFSTLVRQSGRKLLPAVEFIKNVSTAFEAAAPMVITDSSNGKKRFVIKNIQPRLVPLTIKESQYISTTPSINTSITTKYLHHTSTSSDDNSEDFISPAKQAPLPKIRFANNLSELSKAAATFLCLLSNDESGIGSKFSQDVKPIIFQHLADIPPLTSVLTEYMDNTHGNIQ